One window from the genome of Lacerta agilis isolate rLacAgi1 chromosome 16, rLacAgi1.pri, whole genome shotgun sequence encodes:
- the LOC117061282 gene encoding E3 ubiquitin-protein ligase Topors-like, with the protein MRPLNKEFKPRTGLRPSSGGSLGRRMPTDTAKNSKCAMCLEKIRDPTYLNPCNHRFCFDCIQKWSRKKVTCPMCKEHFYSFFHTINTRGALCEYVLPLKGDSLSGCRESDTSASTQRPASPPDNGILHEEVKGTQSQREKDLYQLMKQFAVTKKHANIEVISLGKFKTQAVIHFRKALYRAGIQVQTTKNPDFNRTPSAELFRRNPRCFDRLIPWLKRELKVFCGNQRPLIHTLLNFILNNMTQHDLQSKDFEDLLRPHLHQFTAHFLHEFISFVQSPFNLKKYDWNASYACSAFTQEDSNSSVSSASSDVEHSQLPGNEEAPKTDGDLEDRDIGCLHSSSQKDLTDACTGTDGISHANDEGNDLEDLSNSDTEKGRGTPDSFMKIKIGKKPQPVRSLSHPQSHQCREEDEGMGELHPVHTHSSKHTEVSKNSPNVLGSGDYNAFSFNDDDVVSLVAVHSSAKEEATKWKELDFPIGHSKSSSSERHAAFSPGRKGAFKKCILRDMEYNFEEGYSSTKEKHGGRGKARHPHEGRHHSNYSRDRRLRREPRKSKSREMSLLLRSSLPLRSESLVVRDISKSKSQSSTHFRKQRSKDYDYLRNRVPSEPGWRYLYYRQDCERYRYDDPLYCKGVAARAYSQPFLPSSRERSYFPPERRISQESFTKGWYDCSERCKSAGRPRGRFAVLGQERGPYDKPGGKRRHKLHHVESSHSRGGPKYFPKDLNS; encoded by the coding sequence ATGAGACCCCTGAATAAGGAATTTAAGCCAAGAACTGGCCTTAGACCCTCAAGTGGGGGTTCTTTAGGTAGGAGAATGCCAACAGATACAGCTAAAAACTCAAAATGTGCCATGTGCTTGGAAAAAATCCGAGACCCAACTTACTTGAACCCTTGCAATCACAGGTTCTGCTTTGACTGTATCCAGAAGTGGTCAAGGAAGAAAGTGACATGCCCAATGTGCAAGGAacatttctattcttttttccACACCATAAACACCAGAGGTGCATTGTGTGAATATGTTCTGCCTTTGAAGGGCGACTCCCTTTCTGGTTGCAGGGAAAGTGACACATCAGCTTCCACCCAAAGACCTGCATCACCCCCTGACAATGGCATATTGCATGAGGAAGTTAAAGGAACACAGTCTCAGAGAGAGAAGGATCTTTACCAGCTCATGAAACAGTTTGCAGTCACAAAGAAACATGCTAATATAGAAGTCATCAGCCTTGGGAAATTTAAAACCCAAGCTGTAATTCATTTCAGGAAAGCTCTATACCGTGCTGGCATCCAGGTCCAAACCACTAAAAATCCAGATTTCAACCGAACTCCTTCAGCAGAATTATTCAGAAGAAACCCAAGGTGCTTTGACAGATTGATTCCATGGCTGAAACGAGAATTAAAAGTCTTTTGTGGCAATCAGAGGCCACTGATTCATACCTTGCTGAACTTTATCCTCAACAACATGACTCAGCATGATCTGCAGAGCAAGGACTTTGAGGACCTGCTACGGCCTCACTTGCACCAATTCACAGCCCATTTCCTCCATGAGTTCATCAGTTTTGTGCAGTCTCCCTTCAACTTGAAGAAGTACGACTGGAATGCCTCATATGCCTGTTCTGCTTTCACGCAGGAAGATTCTAACTCTTCCGTCTCTTCCGCATCTTCAGATGTTGAGCATTCCCAACTACCTGGTAATGAAGAGGCACCCAAAACTGATGGTGACTTAGAGGACAGGGACATAGGATGTTTGCACTCTTCTTCACAGAAAGATCTAACTGATGCGTGTACTGGAACAGACGGAATATCCCATGCGAATGATGAGGGAAATGATTTGGAGGACTTGTCCAACAGCGATACCGAAAAAGGGAGGGGGACACCAGACAGCTTTATGAAGATCAAGATTGGTAAAAAACCACAACCAGTTAGATCATTATCTCACCCCCAGTCTCATCAATGCAGAGAGGAAGATGAGGGTATGGGGGAACTGCATCCTGTCCACACCCACAGCTCAAAGCACACTGAAGTCTCTAAGAATTCCCCAAATGTCTTAGGATCTGGAGATTACAATGCATTTAGCTTTAATGATGACGATGTTGTTAGCCTGGTGGCTGTGCACAGCTCTGCAAAGGAAGAAGCAACCAAATGGAAAGAACTGGATTTCCCCATAGGTCACTCAAAAAGCTCATCTTCGGAGAGGCACGCAGCATTCTCTCCAGGCCGAAAGGGTGCCTTTAAAAAGTGCATTTTGAGGGATATGGAATACAATTTTGAAGAAGGTTATTCTTCCACCAAGGAAAAACATGGAGGAAGAGGCAAAGCAAGGCATCCACATGAAGGAAGGCACCATTCAAACTATTCCAGGGACAGGAGACTTAGAAGAGAGCCAAGAAAGTCCAAATCAAGAGAGATGAGCTTATTATTAAGGAGCAGCCTGCCATTAAGAAGCGAGAGCCTTGTGGTTAGAGACATAAGCAAGTCTAAGTCTCAGAGTTCAACTCACTTTAGAAAACAAAGGAGCAAAGACTATGATTATTTGAGAAACAGGGTCCCCAGTGAGCCAGGCTGGAGATACCTTTACTATAGACAAGACTGTGAGAGATACAGGTACGATGACCCGTTGTATTGCAAGGGTGTGGCAGCCAGAGCATACAGTCAACCCTTCCTGCCTAGCTCCAGAGAGAGATCATATTTTCCTCCAGAACGCAGAATCTCTCAAGAAAGTTTCACTAAAGGCTGGTATGATTGTTCAGAGAGATGCAAAAGCGCAGGAAGACCCAGAGGCAGGTTTGCTGTATTAGGGCAGGAAAGAGGGCCTTACGATAAACCTGGCGGGAAAAGGAGGCACAAATTGCATCATGTGGAGTCTTCCCATTCAAGGGGAGGGCCAAAGTATTTCCCGAAGGATCTGAATAGCTAA
- the LOC117061270 gene encoding E3 ubiquitin-protein ligase Topors-like, translating to MASSSEELTSDNSFSSVNASGNENSALGTDGPSDSRCPICLERIRNVAFLNPCFHRFCFVCILEWSERKAECPLCKQHFHSFFHTINSDTDFEEYFVPFENASYGLCGERSAIDQRPESLPDNGILYEGYSEGRMRTLDELMRQLGIRRSSHPGGISLGQIREQVTIKFRRGLYRSGACVRNVQSGGFYRDISADFFHRNPVRLNRLVPWLKRELRVLCGSHASLINNIQHIILNNITIFDLDSQAFADIVQPHLLHYTNHFLHEFINFARSPFNIKAYDWRATYDIPFPIHDDGFQSNSSFTTSSSEEEEEEEEEETEDSDENQGEDRESVTSNEEGTWDDEIQGATSSSSSQTLDVVFFPVGSSDGALVRSQDNMHVFFQADTQLGSHNRHCPLHERVLNEIEVSMPMQCKAIPNYMESTHQTTDDIDEEEEPVNKQKALNSLSFGGSTHSASAAISNVGQTASSNRVFDALQVPSQEQEADSMDQTPSQQKDMVSTKLIHHKGEEIILIEVLQPKAEDLLVIEHIELKTKETNDTGQMSWQDEEKGSSAELHSSTEDTPSGSDTKRKRGFFSFIRRP from the coding sequence ATGGCATCATCCAGTGAAGAGCTTACTTCTGACAACAGCTTTTCATCTGTGAATGCCTCAGGGAATGAAAATAGTGCCTTAGGAACAGATGGACCTTCTGACTCAAGGTGTCCTATCTGCCTGGAAAGAATAAGGAACGTGGCCTTCTTAAATCCCTGCTTCCAtagattctgttttgtttgtatcCTGGAGTGGTcagaaaggaaagcagaatgCCCACTCTGTAAGCAACATTTCCACTCTTTCTTCCACACCATAAATTCTGACACTGATTTTGAAGAGTACTTTGTTCCCTTTGAAAATGCATCCTATGGCCTGTGTGGGGAGAGGTCAGCAATTGATCAACGACCTGAGTCACTGCCAGACAATGGGATCTTATATGAAGGATACTCCGAAGGTAGGATGAGAACACTTGATGAGCTGATGAGACAGCTTGGAATAAGGAGGTCATCCCATCCAGGAGGCATATCCCTCGGGCAAATTCGAGAGCAGGTTACAATTAAGTTCAGGAGGGGCCTTTATCGATCTGGAGCATGCGTCAGGAACGTCCAGAGTGGAGGTTTTTATAGGGATATATCAGCTGATTTTTTCCATAGGAACCCTGTCCGTCTTAACAGGTTGGTTCCCTGGCTGAAGCGTGAACTGAGAGTGCTCTGTGGTTCACATGCATCCTTGATCAACAACATACAGCATATCATATTGAACAACATAACTATCTTTGATCTGGACAGCCAAGCATTTGCTGACATTGTACAGCCTCATTTACTCCACTACACCAACCATTTCTTGCATGAGTTCATCAATTTTGCTCGCTCCCCTTTCAACATTAAGGCCTATGACTGGAGAGCCACTTATGACATTCCCTTTCCAATCCATGATGATGGGTTCCAGTCCAATTCATCATTTACTACATCATcttcagaagaggaggaggaggaggaggaggaggaaacggaAGACTCTGATGAGAATCAGGGGGAAGATAGAGAATCAGTGACAAGTAATGAGGAAGGAACTTGGGATGACGAAATACAAGGAGCAACCAGTTCCAGTTCCAGCCAGACTCTGGATGTGGTTTTTTTCCCTGTTGGGTCCTCAGATGGAGCACTAGTAAGAAGTCAGGACAACATGCACGTATTTTTCCAAGCTGATACACAATTAGGGTCACACAATAGGCACTGCCCATTACACGAACGTGTCCTCAATGAGATAGAAGTGAGTATGCCAATGCAATGCAAGGCCATCCCCAACTATATGGAGAGTACACATCAAACTACAGATGAtattgatgaagaagaagagccaGTGAACAAGCAGAAAGCCTTAAACAGTCTTAGCTTTGGTGGCAGCACTCATAGCGCAAGTGCAGCTATCTCCAATGTTGGCCAGACTGCTAGCAGTAATCGAGTGTTTGATGCTTTGCAGGTTCCATCTCAAGAGCAAGAGGCAGATAGCATGGATCAGACACCATCGCAACAAAAGGACATGGTAAGCACCAAGCTGATCCATCACAAAGGAGAGGAGATAATTCTTATTGAGGTGCTTCAACCCAAAGCAGAAGACCTTTTGGTTATCGAGCACATAGAgttgaaaacaaaagaaacaaatgacACTGGTCAGATGTCATGGCAAGATGAAGAAAAGGGTAGCTCTGCAGAACTGCACTCCTCTACAGAAGACACACCAAGTGGTTCTGATACCAAGAGGAAGCGTGGATTTTTTTCATTTATCAGAAGACCTTGA